One region of Bactrocera neohumeralis isolate Rockhampton chromosome 5, APGP_CSIRO_Bneo_wtdbg2-racon-allhic-juicebox.fasta_v2, whole genome shotgun sequence genomic DNA includes:
- the LOC126759928 gene encoding activating transcription factor 3: MFNLNTPSSLLGIDCSGLSTTPKTPEIVNSLIAMTNPMDNYSFAPLNNDSAASTPGSAVSMRSFNGTSIAQIISQDSSHSSSSTSPADSPSGINTTPSVQQTCSQLIKAGLKLSIQSKRKLSTCDSSSSSDQPNSKYSRPDEDGEESTDEETECKTSSKGLTPEDEDRRRRRRERNKIAATKCRMKKRERTQNLIKESEQLETQNVDLKTQVRSLEVERRKLLDMLQGHSTTCIHAGGLNLPSKLLHSPAHKYLTAIDMDDNSTANGDMSTANATVNRIQSQTQQQVQVNNTFSNQSTHGTQRTAIPPMSTIKFPRNAAAVAAAVNHQLHQLPTQQQHLPNGYCKPSPTPQELGYITSPSQENICLPANLPKLSSQSSATPQIGSAPVVSSINQQLSDYIPNCENSLGLVLANTPTSVQSNDDGSVLLGDIVSPISVMPTPTTATEFVKNELVDSQSPYTTAQSAERFLFESNCDSYVDIKHAVSLHHGSLSNNNNNNNSITALHQSSNNNLMDFNTSLIGGSSGIVPFHDQISIKNDYLHDTDLLAQLTGDGAEFVDLDSSVAATFMTNNGCLA, from the exons ATGTTTAACCTCAACACACCATCGTCATTGCTGGGCATCGATTGCTCTGGCCTAAGCACTACACCAAAAACTCCTGAAATTGTGAACTCTTTAATCGCAATGACAAATCCGATGGACAACTATAGCTTCGCACCTTTAAATAATGATTCAGCTGCGTCAACTCCTGGTAGCGCTGTCTCAATGCGTAGCTTTAATGGAACCTCGATCGCCCAg ATCATATCGCAAGATAGTAGTCATTCCAGTTCTTCAACATCACCTGCAGACTCGCCTAGTGGGATAAATACTACACCAAGTGTTCAACAG ACGTGTTCTCAACTCATTAAGGCTGGACTTAAGCTTTCAATTCAAAGCAAGCGAAAACTGTCAACTTGCGATTCAAGCTCTAGCTCCGATCAGCCAAACTCCAAATATTCCCGTCCAGATGAAGATGGCGAGGAATCAACGGATGAAGAAACTGAATGTAAGACGTCTTCAAAAGGCCTCACACCAGAAGATGAGGATCGACGGCGACGACGCCGCGAACGCAATAAAATCGCTGCTACTAAATGTCGTATGAAGAAACGCGAGCGCACACAAAACCTTATAAAAGAGTCGGAGCAATTGGAAACCCAAAATGTTGACTTAAAAACCCAAGTTCGGTCTTTAGAAGTTGAACGTCGCAAATTACTTGATATGTTGCAAGGCCATTCAACAACTTGTATACATGCAGGTGGATTAAATTTACCTTCTAAACTATTGCATTCACCAGCTCATAAGTACCTCACCGCCATTGATATGGATGACAATAGTACTGCCAATGGAGACATGTCTACAGCAAACGCCACAGTTAATAGAATTCAGTCCCAAACGCAACAACAAGTTCAAGTTAACAACACTTTCAGTAATCAGTCAACTCATGGAACACAACGCACCGCAATCCCACCAATGTCAACCATCAAATTTCCACGGAATGCCGCAGCTGTTGCCGCTGCTGTTAATCACCaactgcatcaactaccaacacaacaacagcatttGCCAAATGGCTATTGCAAGCCGTCACCAACGCCACAGGAGCTTGGATATATAACTTCTCCATCACAAGAAAATATATGCTTGCCTGCAAACTTACCGAAACTTTCGTCACAATCTTCTGCTACCCCCCAAATTGGAAGTGCCCCCGTAGTTTCTTCCATTAACCAACAGCTCTCTGATTACATTCCTAACTGTGAAAATAGTCTTGGTTTGGTATTAGCTAATACTCCCACCTCGGTTCAAAGCAACGACGACGGCAGTGTATTACTTGGTGACATTGTTAGCCCCATTTCAGTCATGCCTACACCTACGACGGCGACAGAATTCGTAAAAAATGAGCTAGTCGACTCGCAAAGCCCCTACACCACCGCTCAATCAGCAGAACGTTTCCTTTTTGAGAGTAATTGTGACAGTTACGTAGACATTAAACATGCTGTCAGCTTACATCATGGAAGTctcagtaataacaacaacaacaataatagcatcACAGCTCTACATcaaagcagcaataacaaccTTATGGATTTCAATACCTCACTGATAGGTGGAAGTAGTGGGATTGTACCTTTCCACGATCAAATATCGATTAAAAATGACTACTTGCACGACACCGATTTGTTGGCACAACTCACCGGAGATGGTGCTGAATTTGTGGACCTTGATTCTAGTGTTGCGGCAACATTCATGACAAACAATGGATGTTTGGCGTAA